CTTCGCGGCGGGCGCTGTCCTGCCAGTCGCTGTAGGCCGTTTGCGGAATGGGGCGCGTGAAATCATCGCTCAAACGCTCGTAGAATTTCACGATACGTTTGATGGCTTCGACGTTGGCTTCGGTCGCGGGCATCCCCGCTTGCAGCGACGCCAAATACAAAAGCGCGCCCCCATCGTAGGCGAGCGTGCGGTGTTCGCCCAGATACTCGCGCCGCAAAGGGGTTTTCAGCACGCGGCTGGGCGTATGGCGCGGCAGAATCCGGCGCCCCAAGGTCCACCGCAAGACTTTCAGCGCGGAACGTTCGTTGTCGAGAAGACGCGGGACCCAACCTTCGGGAGTCACCGCATCGAGCAGAAGCTGCAGATGATTTTGCGCGACGTCGCGCGCGCCCATGGCCAGAAGCCCCGGGACCGCGAAGCAGAAGTCCCGAGTCCACAGGCTCGCGAACTGATGCCCGCCCGCGCGCAGGGCCGGGCCCTGCGCGGTGGTGATCAGATTCGCCCTAAGGCTCGAGGTCGCGACCGTTTGTAACCGCGTGGGGTTCCACTCCATGGCCCCCATCGTATTTTTTGAACTCGAGTTTGGCAAACAACTCGTAAGCGCAGGGCACGACGTAAAGGGTCAGGATCGTCGAGACGATCGTTCCGCCCAAAATCGCGAAGGCCATGGGCTGACGGGCCTCGAAGCCCGGGCCGGTCGGCATCGCCAGCGGGATCGCCCCGATGAGCGTCGCGAAGGTCGTCAGCAAGATCGGACGCAGACGGATCGGGCAGGCCTCAAGCAAGGCTTCGCGCAGGGATTTGCCCTCCATGCGGACGTGGTTCGTGAACTCGACCAGAAGGATCGAGTTCTTTTTCGCAAGCCCCATCAAAACGACCGTTCCGATCATCGAGTACAAATTGACCGACATATTCGTCGCCCACAGCGCCAGCAAAGCGCCGCTGATGGAAAACGGCAGCGCGAGCAGAACCGTGATCGGATGGATGAAGCTATTGAACTGCGACGCCAGAATCATATACGCGGTCACGATCCCGAGGACGAGCGCGAAGTAGATCGACGCGAAGGACTCGTTGAAACCTTGCGACGCCCCTTCCAAGTGGAAGCTGTAACCGTCAGGCAGTTTCTCGAGGGCGATCTTCTGCGAGGCCTCGAGGGCTTTCGCCTGCGACGCTCCGGGAGTGAGGTTGGCGAAGATCGAGATCGCGCGGCTGCGGTTCACGCGATTCAGCGATAGGATCGCCGAGGACTTTTCGATGTCCACGAAACGTCCCAGCGGGAAGGTTTCGCCGTTCAAAGTGCGCACGGGAATCTGCGCGAGCTCTTGCGGGTTCTGGCGTTCCGCTTCTTCCAAACGCACGCGGATATCGTATCGACGACCGTCGGCGGTGAAATACCCCTGCCGCACGCCGCCCGCGGCGCCCTGAACCGTGGTGCCGATGGCCTCTTGGGTCACGCCCGCGATGGCCGCGGCTTCACGTTTGGGTTTAAAGACAAGTTCGGGAACGCCTTCACGGAAATCCATATCGGCGTCGGTCATCAGCCCCGTCTCGCCCATGGCCACGCGGATTTCCTCGGCGGCTTTCTTCAGAACCTTCAAATCAGGACCCCGAATATTGAACGCCACGGGCTGCGCCCGTCCGGTCGTGAGTCCCCGCGAACTCGCGTCGCGGAAGTTCAGGCGCACGCCCTTCAGCCGCGCCGAGAGCTCCTTACGGGCCTTCGCCATCCAGTCGACGTGGGTGATATCGCGCTTTTCACGAGGGACCAGCGTGATCCCACCGAAGCCCGCGTTCGTTCCCGCTGAAGGCCCCCCCGCCCCGAGGGACAGGAAGTATTTCTCAACGAGTGGATCGCCCTTCAGATACTCTTCAACCACGTCGCCGATCTTCACCGTTTCGGGAAGCGCGGTGCCTGGCGCCAGCTGGAAGTTCATGAAGACGAAGCTCTGATCCTGCATGGGGACGAACTCTTGGCGCAAAGAGCGGTAAATAAAGAGCGAAGCGCCGAAGAAGACGAAGGCCGCGATGATCGTGAGCCAACGCACCTTCAGGGCCCAGACCAGCGAAGTCCGGTAGGACTTCGCGAAGAAATCCCACATGGGATCGACCCGGCGCTCGAGCCAAGTGGGCTTGAGTTCGCCTTTGCCACCCATCGCCGCGCAACGCATGGGCGTGATGGTGATCGCCTCGATCAAGGACAGCATGACGGCGGCGGACATCGTCACGCCGAACTGGAAGAAGAAGCGGCCGATGAAGCCTTCCATGAAGACGACCGGGATAAAGATCGCCACGACCGACAGGCTCGTCGCGACGGCGGCGCCCACGATCTCTTTGGAA
The Pseudobdellovibrionaceae bacterium DNA segment above includes these coding regions:
- a CDS encoding efflux RND transporter permease subunit, with the protein product MNFSAISIRNPVFAWMLMSAMMIFGAISLNRLGVSMLPDVDQPILDINVTYEGAAPEIMESEIVDRIEQRVLTVEGIKEVRAGVRQGSANIRLEFELSRDLDGALQDVQTALSQIRFPPLADRPIIRKSNPEEDPIMFLGVSATTTPYIELVRLMDTYILDQFQQVTGVGEVQLGGFGDRNLRVWIDGKKLKRYDLTVLDVLRALREQHVEVSAGTLETPDLEWTMRTLGEASSVAEIEMIRIQSRGGNPILGVPIRIRDVARIEDGLSEVKRIAKVNGVRALAMSIKKQRGTNELVVGEAVKKKIAEIQQSLPDDVKIGVNVDYTIFTEQTVKTTQEKLMLAGIFTALLCFILLGRFSYGFNVGLSIPTSVLGTFAVLLFSGMTLNLFTLLALTLAISIIVDDSIMMLENIVRHRKMGKDAITAALDGSKEIVGAAVATSLSVVAIFIPVVFMEGFIGRFFFQFGVTMSAAVMLSLIEAITITPMRCAAMGGKGELKPTWLERRVDPMWDFFAKSYRTSLVWALKVRWLTIIAAFVFFGASLFIYRSLRQEFVPMQDQSFVFMNFQLAPGTALPETVKIGDVVEEYLKGDPLVEKYFLSLGAGGPSAGTNAGFGGITLVPREKRDITHVDWMAKARKELSARLKGVRLNFRDASSRGLTTGRAQPVAFNIRGPDLKVLKKAAEEIRVAMGETGLMTDADMDFREGVPELVFKPKREAAAIAGVTQEAIGTTVQGAAGGVRQGYFTADGRRYDIRVRLEEAERQNPQELAQIPVRTLNGETFPLGRFVDIEKSSAILSLNRVNRSRAISIFANLTPGASQAKALEASQKIALEKLPDGYSFHLEGASQGFNESFASIYFALVLGIVTAYMILASQFNSFIHPITVLLALPFSISGALLALWATNMSVNLYSMIGTVVLMGLAKKNSILLVEFTNHVRMEGKSLREALLEACPIRLRPILLTTFATLIGAIPLAMPTGPGFEARQPMAFAILGGTIVSTILTLYVVPCAYELFAKLEFKKYDGGHGVEPHAVTNGRDLEP